A genomic window from Brassica oleracea var. oleracea cultivar TO1000 chromosome C8, BOL, whole genome shotgun sequence includes:
- the LOC106312357 gene encoding 60S ribosomal protein L38 isoform X2 yields the protein MPKQIHEIKDFLLTARRKDARSVKIKRSKDIVKFKVRCSRYLYTLCVFDQEKADKLKQSLPPGLSVQDL from the exons ATG CCTAAGCAAATCCACGAGATCAAGGACTTCCTTCTGACGGCGAGGAGGAAGGATGCGAGGTCAGTGAAGATCAAGAGAAGCAAGGATATAGTCAAGTTCAAGGTCAGGTGCTCGAGGTACCTCTACACACTCTGCGTCTTCGACCAAGAGAAGGCCGATAAGCTTAAGCAGTCTCTTCCTCCAG
- the LOC106307153 gene encoding small G protein signaling modulator 1 produces MLCGGEGKKWTCGKAGVVSLQKVASLVRDLSQPCLSQPGIQLLLSIGKMLKPEKWRAFFDCDGKVFGFQKALKLIILGGIDPSIRAEVWEFLLGCYALSSTSEYRSQLREARRERYNDLLKQCQMMHSSVGTGSLAYVVGSKVMDMRKSYKKEVVKESTDGSTEASVNDNEKTENQNDSSNNDTDTSHGHRRGSSSESVDIVSGRESPESTPFVADGVFDFPSLAVTDLFGRSSLDKKGVSTPDEEASVRSELRSEDEGMHSFRIDKNADLVIESSYNNNRSASIHSEIEAVHPESVEQLFHSGSTVEIVDGLRISDVPEVPSAKETPSRGGTVTEDRMSEWLWTLHRIVVDVVRTDTHLEFYEDPRNLGRMSDILAVYAWVDPATGYCQGMSDLVSPFVVLFEDNADAFWCFEMLIRRTRANFQMEGPTGVMDQLQTLWHILQLTDKEMFSHISCIGAESLHFAFRMLLVLFRRELSFDEALRMWEMMWAADFNASVAETLENDCLEPLVIQLPRQSEAEIGDPKIDDGHRNSTTSEPTSRSSDRMSKSGPLSKSSLLYISSLLPRSGPLPKTGPMSDDNDTEMKSASSSYNFCGLTRSLWSRNERTHVSSVVSSFEKGDDPLPVFCVAAILIMNRHKIMKEARSIDDMIKIFNDKLLAIRVRRCIRTAMKLRKKYIYKNQVIKIKNHTVPDTESNHEPDSGGDSKS; encoded by the exons ATGCTTTGTGGTGGAGAGGGAAAGAAATGGACTTGTGGGAAAGCTGGTGTGGTAAGTTTGCAAAAAGTGGCTTCTTTAGTCCGGGATCTAAGCCAGCCTTGTCTTTCACAACCAGGGATACAGCTTCTTTTATCT ATAGGCAAGATGCTTAAGCCAGAGAAGTGGAGGGCTTTTTTCGATTGTGATGGAAAGGTTTTTGGTTTCCAGAAGGCGCTCAAATTAATTATCTTGGGG GGGATCGACCCATCAATAAGAGCTGAAGTTTGGGAGTTTCTCCTTGGCTGTTACGCATTGAGCAGCACCTCTGAGTACCGTAGTCAACTCAGGGAAGCTCGAAG AGAACGATACAATGATCTGCTGAAGCAATGCCAGATGATGCATTCGAGCGTGGGAACTGGTTCGCTTGCCTATGTTGTAGGATCCAAAGTCATGGACATGCGAAAATCATACAAGAAGGAAGTTGTAAAGGAATCTACAGACGGAAGCACAGAAGCTTCTGTAAATGATAATGAGAAAACCGAAAATCAAAATGATTCGAGTAATAACGACACTGACACATCTCATGGCCATAGAAGAGGAAGTTCTAGTGAGTCAGTTGACATAGTAAGTGGAAGAGAAAGTCCTGAAAGCACTCCTTTTGTTGCGGATGGTGTTTTTGACTTCCCCTCTCTAGCAGTCACAGATTTGTTTGGGAGGAGTAGTCTAGATAAGAAAGGGGTTTCTACTCCAGATGAGGAAGCTTCAGTTCGTAGTGAGTTAAGATCTGAGGATGAGGGAATGCACAGTTTTAGAATTGATAAGAACGCAGATCTTGTTATAGAGTCTTCTTATAACAACAACAGATCTGCATCCATTCACTCAGAAATTGAAGCGGTGCATCCTGAATCTGTTGAACAGCTGTTTCATTCCGGCTCCACGGTGGAGATAGTTGATGGTTTGAGAATCTCAGATGTCCCTGAAGTGCCATCAGCAAAGGAGACTCCTTCTCGTGGTGGGACTGTCACGGAAGATCGGATGTCTGAATGGCTTTGGACATTGCACCGAATAG TTGTGGATGTGGTAAGGACAGATACTCACCTTGAGTTCTACGAGGATCCAAGAAATCTAGGAAGAATGTCTGATATCCTTGCGGTCTATGCTTGGGTTGATCCTGCAACTGGTTATTGCCAAG GTATGAGCGATTTGGTGTCTCCTTTTGTGGTTCTTTTTGAAGATAATGCTGACGCTTTTTGGTGCTTTGAGATGCTCATAAGAAGAACG CGTGCAAATTTCCAGATGGAGGGACCAACTGGAGTGATGGATCAGTTGCAAACACTGTGGCATATATTGCAACTCACAGATAAAGAAATGTTCTCTCACATATCTTGTATTGGTGCTGAAAGCCTTCACTTTGCGTTCCGGATGCTGTTGGTGTTGTTCCGAAGGGAGTTATCTTTTGACGAGGCTCTACGGATGTGGGAG ATGATGTGGGCTGCTGATTTTAATGCATCTGTTGCTGAAACTCTGGAGAATGATTGCTTGGAGCCGTTGGTGATTCAGCTTCCTAGACAATCAGAAGCTGAGATAGGGGACCCTAAGATAGATGATGGACATAGGAACAGTACAACTAGTGAACCAACTTCGAGGAGCAGCGACAGAATGTCAAAGAGCGGACCATTGTCAAAGAGCAGTCTGTTGTACATAAGCAGTCTACTGCCAAGAAGTGGTCCATTGCCAAAGACTGGTCCTATGTCTGACGATAACGATACTGAGATGAAATCAGCATCATCTTCATATAACTTCTGTGGCTTGACAAGAAGCTTATGGTCTAGGAACGAAAGAACACATGTCTCTTCTGTAGTTTCATCCTTTGAAAAAGGAGATGACCCTCTTCCAGTCTTTTGTGTGGCAGCGATCCTAATCATGAATCGGCATAAGATCATGAAGGAAGCTCGATCCATTGATGACATGATCAAG ATATTTAATGACAAGCTGCTTGCAATTCGAGTGAGAAGATGCATACGCACAGCCATGAAACTTCGTAAAAAATACATATACAAG AATCAGGTAATCAAGATCAAGAACCACACAGTCCCAGATACCGAATCAAACCACGAACCAGATTCCGGAGGAGATTCAAAGTCATGA
- the LOC106309190 gene encoding uncharacterized protein LOC106309190, with translation MVHGFFPQLVPKKQKLFKWFSPLCSHRLTRADKTYSYGDWSFSKKFSSKATWNLLRERSPVITWSNLIWFKEAVPRFSFVSWMSILARLPTRDMLISWGMTVPASCPLCSTGLESHAHLFFSCLVIVYSLWRERNQRIFRQPSSTEAVIISRVDRLMRDRLLSLLPPCEGSVSYLQLYLSSRSLFPP, from the exons ATGGTTCATGGATTCTTCCCTCAGCTCGTTCCGAAGAAGCAGAAACTCTTCAAGTGGTTCTCACCACTATGCAGCCACCGTCTGACTCGCGCGGACAAGACATATTCTTATGGTGACTGGTCTTTCTCTAAAAAGTTCTCTTCAAAAGCTACTTGGAATCTCTTGAGGGAGAGATCCCCTGTTATTACATGGAGCAATCTCATTTGGTTCAAAGAAGCAGTTCCTAGATTCTCCTTTGTATCTTGGATGTCAATACTAGCAAGGTTGCCTACAAGGGACATGCTTATCTCATGGGGAATGACAGTTCCGGCATCTTGTCCCCTGTGTTCCACGGGTCTTGAATCACATGCTCACTTGTTCTTCAGCTGTCTG GTCATTGTCTACAGCCTCTGGAGAGAAAGGAACCAACGTATCTTCCGGCAACCTTCCTCCACCGAAGCTGTGATCATCAGCAGAGTTGACCGGTTGATGAGGGATCGCCTCCTATCACTTCTGCCGCCTTGTGAGGGCTCTGTCTCCTATCTGCAGCTGTACTTATCTTCCCGCTCATTGTTCCCGCCGTAG
- the LOC106309191 gene encoding uncharacterized protein LOC106309191 encodes MGAMNLRRSLSPLHAECEALIWAMECMKTLQFSDVVFVTDCSQLVKMVSSPEEWPAFATHMEEFCRSKTFFPNFMIRYISKAQNTMVDKLARGARSSPSAMLYVDSLPPVWLSEPVAP; translated from the coding sequence ATGGGCGCAATGAACCTTCGACGTAGCCTATCACCTTTACATGCTGAATGTGAAGCTCTGATTTGGGCGATGGAGTGCATGAAGACCCTGCAGTTCTCAGATGTAGTATTTGTGACGGATTGTTCTCAATTGGTGAAGATGGTGTCCTCACCTGAAGAATGGCCGGCGTTCGCTACACACATGGAAGAATTCTGCCGAAGTAAGACTTTCTTCCCCAACTTTATGATCAGATATATCTCAAAGGCACAAAACACAATGGTGGACAAGCTTGCACGTGGTGCGAGGAGTTCTCCTTCAGCTATGCTATATGTCGATTCTTTACCTCCGGTTTGGCTATCTGAACCGGTGGCCCCATAG
- the LOC106312357 gene encoding 60S ribosomal protein L38 isoform X1, with product MVLSLLIVLTPKQIHEIKDFLLTARRKDARSVKIKRSKDIVKFKVRCSRYLYTLCVFDQEKADKLKQSLPPGLSVQDL from the exons ATGGTACTTTCTCTTCTTATCGTTCTTACA CCTAAGCAAATCCACGAGATCAAGGACTTCCTTCTGACGGCGAGGAGGAAGGATGCGAGGTCAGTGAAGATCAAGAGAAGCAAGGATATAGTCAAGTTCAAGGTCAGGTGCTCGAGGTACCTCTACACACTCTGCGTCTTCGACCAAGAGAAGGCCGATAAGCTTAAGCAGTCTCTTCCTCCAG
- the LOC106307154 gene encoding sister chromatid cohesion 1 protein 3, which translates to MFYSHVYLARKGPLGTVWAAAHLQQRLKKSHYTATNIPKTVDLIMFPEAPLALRLSGHLLLGVVRIYSKQVDYLFRDCALFTTWLSKSFVSTQVDLPEDARQAPVESVTLPQALNLDDFQLDDDTHEGEFDNHLRSQEDITLTDQIPTGVDPYVAITFDEDISSGPSPMDVDQSTEPVSAHPGDTDVEMAFETEPLNLSPERGNANSPGSVPEVEIRRDAAAAHGLSPASHLPFATEHTEPLDETMKEKEPSIPNIDDEVLSSRGQAFELRSGSPGFAGFEEERDNFVHPSPQLALQPSPPPPPAQQPRPRKRKHFDKVTVLTNRIMRERLEDPSDTLRKRKKLPSSKLSMWRMNNQSKKDQIFSEPLLTGFSDALRSVFDKDCVSSKPYLAVPSESIPEPAPVSSPTREAEAGVHPTSSVPQSAVPDSTHPDDTLQRSPVRQTEDVQDSAGPQSARGESVPREAQSPRPFNDDDTGIERFRDGGYTDFMPSPPPRFSPSSRTGDFTTQTSRASETESYRTEPSTSAYRDDMPGLMTSGISAIPEMADEELYFLDVGGNTPVRSPASQDSDALTGRTRALAQYLKERSSVSPSSSTSSGDLSLGKILEGKTRKLAARMFFETLVLKSRGLIDMHQEQPYSDITLKLMPGLFSKVPE; encoded by the exons ATGTTTTATTCGCATGTTTACTTGGCTCGGAAGGGTCCTCTGGGAACGGTTTGGGCCGCCGCGCACTTGCAACAACGCCTCAAGAAGTCTCACTACACCGCCACCAACATCCCCAAAACTGTTG ATCTTATAATGTTCCCGGAGGCACCTTTGGCGTTGAGATTGTCGGGTCATCTTTTACTTGGTGTTGTCCGAATCTATTCAAAGCAAGTTGATTATCTCTTCCGTGACTGTGCTCTCTTCACCACTTGGTTATCTAAGTCTTTTGTTTCTACTCAAGTTGATTTGCCTGAGGATGCGAGGCAGGCTCCCGTTGAGTCTGTTACTTTGCCTCAAGCACTTAACTTGGATGACTTCCAATTAGATGATGACACGCATGAAGG GGAGTTTGATAATCATCTTAGGAGTCAAGAAGATATCACTCTCACAG ATCAAATCCCCACTGGTGTTGATCCTTATGTTGCTATAACATTCGATGAG GACATCAGTTCAGGACCTAGCCCAATGGATGTCGA CCAATCTACAGAGCCTGTGAGTGCGCACCCTGGTGATACTGATGTTGAAATGGCTTTTGAGACAGAACCGCTTAATCTCAGTCCAGAGAGAGGCAATGCCAATTCTCCTGGAAGTGTTCCTGAAGTTGAGATAAGGCGTGATGCTGCTGCTGCTCACGGTTTAAGCCCTGCGTCCCATTTACCATTCGCTACAGAACACACTGAACCTTTAGATGAAACTATGAAAGAGAAGGAACCCAGTATCCCTAACATTGATGATGAAGTGTTGAGTTCTAGAGGGCAGGCGTTTGAGCTTCGCTCAGGATCTCCAGGTTTTGCTGGTTTTGAGGAAGAACGTGATAATTTTG TGCATCCATCACCTCAACTAGCTCTTCAGCCAAGTCCTCCTCCTCCTCCTGCACAACAACCAAGGCCAAGGAAGAGGAAGCACTTCGATAAAGTCACGGTATTAACTAACAG GATCATGAGAGAGAGGCTTGAGGATCCTAGTGATACTCTTCGTAAGAGAAAAAAGTTGCCTTCCTCTAAACTAAGTATGTGGAGAATGAATAACCAGTCCAAGAAGGATCAAATTTTCAGTGAGCCCTTGCTTACAG GCTTTTCAGATGCTTTACGCAGTGTCTTTGATAAGGACTGTGTATCTTCGAAGCCATATCTTGCTGTTCCCAGTGAAAGTATTCCAGAACCTGCACCTGTATCATCTCCTACTCGTGAAGCTGAGGCAGGAGTTCACCCTACCTCTTCAGTTCCTCAATCTGCGGTTCCTGACTCTACTCATCCAGACGATACACTTCAGCGGTCTCCGGTTCGGCAAACTGAAGATGTCCAAGACTCTGCAGGTCCTCAATCCGCGCGTGGAGAGTCTGTACCAAGAGAAGCACAATCTCCACGGCCATTTAATGATGATGACACAGGAATCGAACGCTTCAGGGATGGTGGTTACACTGACTTCATGCCGTCTCCACCTCCAAGGTTTTCACCTTCTAGTAGAACCGGTGACTTCACCACTCAGACTAGTAGAGCTTCGGAGACGGAATCTTATAGAACAGAGCCTTCAACTTCCGCATATCGAGATGATATGCCTGGACTAATGACCTCAGGGATCTCAGCTATTCCTGAAATGGCAGACGAG GAGCTTTATTTCCTGGATGTAGGTGGCAACACTCCGGTGAGATCACCAGCTAGTCAAGATTCTGATGCTTTGACAGGGAGAACAAG AGCCTTGGCTCAGTATCTTAAAGAACGCTCTTCTGTTAGTCCCTCTTCAAGCACTTCTTCAGGAGATCTAAGTTTGGGAAAGATCTTGGAGGGAAAGACAAGGAAGCTAGCTGCTCGAATGTTCTTTGAGACACTG GTGTTGAAGTCTAGAGGACTTATTGATATGCACCAGGAGCAACCTTACAGCGATATCACTCTGAAGTTGATGCCTGGCCTTTTTTCAAAGGTTCCAGAATGA